From the genome of bacterium, one region includes:
- a CDS encoding tetratricopeptide repeat protein has protein sequence MAKVDQIRTKAAEFFQKGDYAKAVLEYKKVLELEPGNASVYNFIGDAFVKLNNIDEAVTNYMEAAKGYGNDALYNNAIAVCKKILRSRKDDPEIYKMLGDLYIQQGLINEAITNLLEYSERKIKEGKPDLAFPVYHQIVELNPQNLAIRSKLADMYLSQKRVPEAIEEFTKLAQAYRENGRMIEAEAIDAKVRSMKGETSAPAQAAIAPAPAPAINPQQVIDELTHHANPEIQLEVPPQREKPAMEIPALSIQREPEKPAAPEPPKQDWGTNVELGDLLVEIGSTQEALDQYHTAANGYLNDGNITKSIAIYKKIAELQPLELRSRQKLVEISLQANQPEAMVDAYLGLAECLYRRELKEQAAAVYQKVLEIDPVNETALESLSLLLPEMPEGSMDTPSFQAQPEPKAPPKPIAPPAPSINIQPPSITIQPPEPEPAPAAATGFDFSSIQPATPPQMEPAVSETPSWQMPVQEPGTGPADQGFMHSQPAEEQEEEHSHLTSEPQGGQPPQDDNVHWGREMVEGGRQSRVKFSVADDDQSQAPQAQEEYLSLNDILAEFKEGVYQSIKQEDFQGHYDLGIAYKEMGLVQEAIAEFQISSKGDKERLKSFEMLGICFMERGEYKFAIRQMERGLATPGFEEEAYMGLRYNLAQSYENVGEIENAVKAYEEIYSTDVSFKDVAQKLQQLKPAAASPAPKPAPAQPARAPVPAPPPPRPAAQPAPQPAPQQTIQPTTQAPLQPQPASLPPRPAAPAAMPRPAPAAPQPQFQQPSQPAPQPMAPPRPSIAQPQPQMHPPAAAPVSRPQPAAPAYVPQPPARPQEEMPSPEMDASPKPKPIPSKLKKPEKQRISYV, from the coding sequence GTGGCAAAAGTTGATCAAATAAGGACCAAGGCCGCCGAGTTCTTCCAAAAGGGAGATTATGCCAAGGCGGTGCTGGAGTACAAGAAGGTGTTGGAGCTGGAGCCCGGCAACGCCAGCGTGTACAATTTCATCGGGGACGCCTTCGTCAAGCTCAACAACATCGACGAGGCGGTCACCAATTACATGGAAGCCGCCAAGGGATACGGCAACGATGCCCTGTACAACAACGCCATCGCAGTCTGCAAGAAGATCCTCCGCAGCCGGAAGGATGATCCCGAAATATACAAGATGCTGGGCGATCTGTACATCCAGCAGGGCCTGATCAACGAAGCCATCACCAACCTGCTGGAGTACTCGGAACGCAAGATCAAGGAAGGCAAGCCCGACCTGGCTTTCCCGGTATACCACCAGATAGTGGAACTCAATCCCCAGAACCTGGCCATCCGCTCCAAGCTGGCCGACATGTATCTTTCCCAGAAGCGGGTGCCCGAGGCCATTGAGGAGTTCACCAAGCTGGCCCAGGCCTACCGGGAGAACGGCCGGATGATCGAGGCCGAGGCCATCGACGCCAAGGTCCGCAGCATGAAGGGCGAAACATCCGCACCGGCGCAGGCTGCGATTGCTCCTGCCCCGGCGCCCGCGATAAATCCCCAGCAGGTGATAGACGAGCTGACCCATCATGCCAACCCCGAGATCCAGCTGGAGGTACCGCCCCAGCGGGAAAAACCGGCCATGGAGATTCCCGCCCTGTCGATCCAGCGGGAGCCCGAGAAACCGGCCGCGCCTGAACCGCCCAAACAGGACTGGGGAACCAACGTGGAACTGGGGGACCTGCTGGTGGAGATCGGCTCCACCCAGGAGGCCCTGGACCAGTATCATACCGCCGCCAACGGCTACCTGAACGACGGCAACATCACCAAGTCCATTGCCATTTACAAGAAGATCGCCGAACTGCAGCCGCTGGAGCTGAGAAGCCGGCAGAAGCTGGTGGAGATCTCCCTGCAGGCCAACCAGCCCGAAGCCATGGTGGACGCCTATCTGGGTCTGGCCGAGTGCCTTTACCGCCGGGAGCTCAAGGAACAGGCGGCCGCTGTCTATCAGAAGGTGCTGGAGATAGACCCGGTCAACGAGACCGCCCTGGAAAGCCTTTCCCTGCTGCTGCCGGAGATGCCCGAAGGTTCAATGGATACGCCGAGCTTCCAGGCCCAGCCCGAACCCAAGGCGCCGCCAAAACCAATTGCTCCGCCAGCGCCGTCCATAAATATCCAGCCGCCTTCGATAACCATTCAACCGCCTGAGCCGGAGCCCGCCCCGGCCGCAGCCACCGGTTTTGATTTTTCATCCATTCAGCCAGCCACACCGCCGCAGATGGAACCGGCTGTTTCCGAAACCCCCAGCTGGCAAATGCCGGTTCAGGAGCCGGGAACCGGTCCGGCCGATCAAGGCTTCATGCATTCCCAGCCGGCGGAGGAACAAGAAGAAGAACACAGCCATCTGACCTCCGAACCCCAGGGCGGCCAGCCCCCCCAGGACGACAATGTCCACTGGGGACGGGAGATGGTGGAAGGGGGCCGGCAGTCGCGGGTCAAGTTCAGCGTGGCCGACGACGACCAGTCCCAGGCCCCACAGGCCCAGGAGGAGTACCTTTCCCTGAACGACATCCTGGCCGAGTTCAAGGAGGGTGTCTACCAGAGCATCAAGCAGGAAGATTTCCAGGGGCACTACGACCTGGGCATCGCCTACAAGGAGATGGGACTGGTGCAGGAAGCCATTGCCGAATTCCAGATATCATCCAAGGGAGACAAGGAGAGGCTCAAGTCCTTTGAGATGCTGGGCATCTGTTTCATGGAACGGGGGGAATACAAGTTCGCCATCCGCCAGATGGAGCGCGGTCTGGCCACACCCGGTTTTGAGGAAGAGGCTTATATGGGCCTGCGTTATAATCTGGCCCAGTCATACGAGAACGTGGGCGAAATAGAAAATGCCGTCAAGGCCTACGAAGAAATATATTCAACCGATGTTTCATTCAAAGACGTAGCCCAAAAACTTCAACAGCTAAAGCCGGCCGCGGCATCCCCGGCCCCGAAACCAGCTCCGGCTCAGCCAGCCCGGGCTCCCGTACCGGCGCCTCCGCCGCCCCGCCCGGCGGCCCAGCCAGCTCCGCAGCCAGCGCCCCAACAAACAATCCAGCCAACAACCCAGGCTCCGCTTCAGCCCCAGCCTGCTTCTCTGCCGCCAAGACCCGCAGCTCCGGCCGCCATGCCCCGTCCTGCGCCGGCTGCACCCCAGCCCCAGTTTCAACAGCCTTCCCAGCCGGCACCCCAGCCGATGGCTCCGCCCCGGCCCAGCATAGCCCAG